TCCAGCCGCCGGCGCAGCTCACCCCGCGCGGACCGTCGCCGTCGAAGCCGGGGCGGGGGACGACCCCGACCCGGCCGGCCACCTTGGAGACCGAGCGGTTGGCCGCATTGCCCCAGGCGTAGGACCAGTTGCGCAGAAAGACGCCGCGGCCGCCGGTGAAGGCGTCCTGGGAGTCCGCTTCCGCGTAGGTGGTGACCGTACGGGGCGTGACCCCGGTCTCGGTGAACTCCCGCATCAGCGCGAAGGCCCGCTCCGCGCCCGGCCCGTTCAGCGCCACCCGGCCCGCTTCGTCCAGTACGGGGGCCTCGGCGTCGGCCAGGAACTCGGCGACATTGCAGGTCAGCGACTCCGATACGGAGGCCTGCCAGAGAAAGCCGTAGGCGGCGTCCCCGGCCCGCTGGATCCTGCGCGCCGTGCGCAGCAGCTCCTCCCAGGTGCGGGGCACCGGCAGGCCGTGCTTGGCCAGCAAGTCCTTGCGATAGAAGAGGAAGGAGTTGTCGGTGTAGAAGGGCAGGGCGTACACGGCTCCGCGGTACTCGCTGACCCGTCGCAGGGCCGCCGGATAGTCCCCCCAGAAGTCCTTGGGCAGCAGTGTCTGCACCGGCAGGGCAAGGGAGTTGGCGCCGAACTGGGCCGGCCAGGTGGTGTCGCCCAGGTAGACGTCGGGGGTGGGTGAGGCTCCCGCGAGCTGGGTGGTGACCGCGGCGCGGTTGCCGTCGGTGGTGCTGAGGGCGTTCGATTTCCGGACACGGAGGTGCGGATGGCGGCGCTCGAAGGCACGGATGATCAGGTCGGCCACCACCGGACCGTTCCGGGAGGGGATTTCGGACACCCACCAGACGAGGGTGGCCGGGGTACGCGGGACGTGGGCAGCCTGGGTCAGCAGGGTGTCCAAGGGCTTGCCCGCGCAACCGCTGGTGAGCCCGGCTCCGGCGGCGAGACCGCCCGCGAGCAGGGTTCTGCGGCTCAAGGCCATGAGTGCTCCTCACGTCTTGGCTGCCATCGATGACAGCGCTTGCAGGCTAGAAGTGGCCTTGTCACCAGGTCAACGGTTCGTGAACAACAGATTTCCTTGTGGATCCACTGGCAACGCTGTCATCGTCATTTTGTGCTAGCGTCCCGGCATGTCCTCAGCTCGGAGCGAGGCCACGATGGCCGATGTGGCCCATCGGGCGGGGGTTTCGGTATCCACGGTGTCGCGCACTCTGCGCGGACTGTCGACGGTCTCGGACACCACACGCGCCCGTGTGGAGGAGGCGGCCCGCGAGCTCTCGTTCGCGATCACCCGCAGCGCTTCCAGTCTCGTGACCGGCCGCACCGGACGGGTCGCCGTACTCCTCCCGCACCTGGAGTCGTGGTTCCTGAGCGCGGCGCTGGCCGGTATGGCGCCCGCGCTGCGCGAGGCGGGTCTCGACTTGCTGGTCTACAGCGTGGCCGATGTGCGCGAACGTGCCGATTTCTTCGACCGGTTGCCCGCCCGCCGCAATGCCGATGCCCTGCTCGTGGTGAGCTTCTCGCTCACCCCCGCCGAGCGTGCCCGCCTGGACGACCTGGGCATGCCCCTCGTCTTCGTCAGCCAGCACTCCCCGGGGCGCCCCAGCGTCTACGTGGACGACGCGGACGCCGCGCTGCGGGGCACCCGCCATCTGATCAATCTCGGGCACCGGCGGATCGCGTTCCTGCAGACGGTCGACGCGACGGGCTTCCACTGGAGCAGCAAGAACCGGCTCGCCGGACATCTGCGGGCCCTCGACGAGGCGGGGCTGGAGCACGACGAGGAACTCGTCATGAGCGTGCCGGGCTGGAAGGGCAGCGGGATGGGCGCGGCGGTGGGCCGGCTGCTGAGCCTCCAGGACCCGCCGACCGCCCTGTTCACCGAGACCGACGATATGGCGTTCCGCCTGCTGGCGGCGCTGCGGGAGGCCAATGTCCCGGTCCCCGGGCGGGTTTCGGTCATGGGCTTCGACGACCACGTCATGGCCGGGGTCCTGGGCCTGACGACACTGGCCCAGCCCGCCGCCGACCTGGGGCGCACCGCCGTACGCCTGGCCCGGTCGGTGATCGACGACTCCGACGGCGCCCATCAGCGCCACATAGTCCTGCCGACCGAACTCGTCCCCCGCGGCAGCACGGGGCCGCCGCCTTCGGGAAGCTAGGCCGCTTCCTTGCGGATCAGCCCCCGCCCGGCCGATCCGCAAGACCCACCCCGAACCGTCCCCGTACCGGCCCGGCGACGTGCGCCCCGCGAAAAACCGCTCGCGGCAGGACGGCTGTGGCACCACGATGAGGTGCCCGGAGTGGGCATGACAGGGGGAGACGGATGTCGAAGGCGCATGGGTTCACCTATGAGGAGCTGGGCGACGGATCCGTGGTGATGCGCCATCACGGACGTCGGGCGGCGGTGGTGCGGGGCGGCCGGGCCGAGCGGTTCCTGCGGGAAGTGGCGTCCGGCGACGCCCAGTTGGTGATGGCCCGGTGGACGGGCAACTACCGGCGGGGCAACGAACGGTCGGCCCGGCAGCATCCGAGGAACGCCGGGTGACGGTGTCCGGGGCCGGTGTCAGGACGTCAGCTCTCCGGGTTGGTGGACGGCGAACACCGCGTGGGCGTCGGGCAGTGTCCGGACGATCCGTTCGCCCGCCGCCCGGCCGTCACACGTCAAGGCCGCCCCGCTCGACGAGCTGGTCGGCGATCACCTTGCGCTGGATCTCGTTGGTGCCCTCGCCGACGATCATCAGGGGCGCGTCACGGAAGTACCGCTCGACGTCGAACTCGGTCGAGTATCCGTAACCGCCGTGAATACGCACCGCGTTGAGGGCGATCTGCATCGCGGTCTCGGAGGCGAACAGCTTCGCCATACCGGCCTCCATGTCCACCCGCCGCCCGGCGTCCGCCTCGCGTGCGGCGTGCAGTGTGAGCTGGCGCGCCGCCGAGAGGGACGTGGCCATGTCTGCCAGGTAGTTGCCGATCGTCTGGTGCTGCCAGATCGGCTTGCCGAAGGACTCGCGCTCCTGGGCGTAGGCGAGTGCGTCCTCCAGTGCCGCCCGGCCTACGCCGAGGGCCCGTGCGGCGACCTGGATCCGGCCGGTCTCCAGCCCCTTCATCATCTGGGCGAACCCCTTGCCCGTGACGCCGCCGAGCACGGCACCGGCCGGCGCGCGGTAGTCGTCGAAGGAGAGTTCACAGCTCTCGACGCCCTTGTAGCCGAGCTTGGGCAGGTCGCGGGAGACGGTCAGACCGGGCCCGTGCTCGACGAGGAGGATCGAGATGCCCCGGTGCGCGGGGGTGGCGTCGGGGTCGGTCTTGCACAGCAGGGCGATCAGCCGGGACCGCCGGGAGTTGGTGATCCAGGTCTTCGAGCCATTGATCACGTAGCCGTCCGGGTCCCTGCGGGCAACGGTGCGCAGGGCCTGGAGGTCGGAGCCGCCGCCGGGTTCGGTCAGGGCCATGGTGGCCCGGATCTCGCCGGTGGCCATCCGGGGGAGGTAGCGGGTCTTCTGTTCCTCGGTGCCGAAGTGCAGCAGCAGCTTCGCGACCACGGTGTGGCCGCCCATGGCACCGGCCAGGCTCATCCAGCCGCGGGCGAGTTCCTCGGTGAGGAGCACATAGCAGGGCGTGGAGACCGGAGTGCCTCCGTACTCCTCGGGGACGGCCAGGCCGAAGATCCCGAGGCGCTTCATCTGCTCGATCAGGGCCGCGGGGTAGGTGTCGGCGTGTTCGAGCTCCCGGACCACGGGCCGGACGTCCTTGTCGACGAAGCCGCGCACCGTCCCGACGATGGCCCGCTCGTCCTCGGAAAGACTGTCGAGAGTACTCACGCTGTGCTGCTCCTTGCCGGCGGGCGCGGGGGTGGCTTCGTCAGATGACGTGGTCGGCGCGGAGGCTTTCGATCTCGGCGGTGCCGTGTCCCAGCTCGGCCAGGATCCGCTCGGTGTGTTCGCCGACGGCGGGGACGGCGTCCATGCGCGGGGCGGTCCCGGCGAGGTCGGCCGGCGGCAGGAGCGCCGGCACGGTGCCGCCGGGAATCCCTACGTCGCGCCAGCGGCCCCGCTGCCGGAGCACCGGGTGGTCGAGGAACTGCTCGACGCTGTTGACCCCGGCGTTGGCGATGCCCGCGGAGTCCAGCAGCTTCGTCACCTCCCGGCTGTCCGACCGCCGGAACCGCTCGGCCACGATCGCGTTCAGCGCGTCCCGGTGCGTCACCCGGTCCGGGCCGGTGGCGAAGCGCGGATCGTCCACCAGGTCCGGGCGCTCCAGGAACCGCTCGCACAGGGCGGCCCACTCGCGCTCGTTCTGGATGGAGAACAGCACCTCCTGCCCGTCGGCCGCGGTGTAGGCCCCGTACGGTGCGACGGTCGCGTGCTGGGTGCCGAGCCGCGGAGGCTGGGTGCCGCCGAACCGGGTGTAGTAGGCGGGCTGGTGCATCCATTCGGCCAGCGCCTCGAAGAGGGAGACCTCCACGGCGCGCGCGACACCGCTGACCGCCCGGGTGTACAGGCTGGTCAGGATGCCCGAGTAGGCGTACATACCGGCGGCGATATCGGCGACCGACACCCCCGCACGGGCGGACTCCTCGGCGGTTCCGGTCAGGGACACCAGACCGGTCTGACACTGGATCAGCAGGTCGTACGCCTTGCGGTCGGCCCAGGGCCCGGTGGTGCCGTAACCGGAGATGGTGCAGGGGATCAGCGTTTTGTGCCGCCCCGCAAGAGACGCCGCGTCCAGCTCCAGGCGGGCGGCCGCGCCCGGGGCCAGGTTCTGTACGAACACATCGGCGCCGACCAGCAGTTCCTCCAGGATCTCCCGGCCACGCGTCGACTTCAGGTCCAGGGTCAGGGACTCCTTGGACC
This genomic stretch from Streptomyces nigrescens harbors:
- a CDS encoding acyl-CoA dehydrogenase family protein, whose amino-acid sequence is MSTLDSLSEDERAIVGTVRGFVDKDVRPVVRELEHADTYPAALIEQMKRLGIFGLAVPEEYGGTPVSTPCYVLLTEELARGWMSLAGAMGGHTVVAKLLLHFGTEEQKTRYLPRMATGEIRATMALTEPGGGSDLQALRTVARRDPDGYVINGSKTWITNSRRSRLIALLCKTDPDATPAHRGISILLVEHGPGLTVSRDLPKLGYKGVESCELSFDDYRAPAGAVLGGVTGKGFAQMMKGLETGRIQVAARALGVGRAALEDALAYAQERESFGKPIWQHQTIGNYLADMATSLSAARQLTLHAAREADAGRRVDMEAGMAKLFASETAMQIALNAVRIHGGYGYSTEFDVERYFRDAPLMIVGEGTNEIQRKVIADQLVERGGLDV
- a CDS encoding LacI family DNA-binding transcriptional regulator → MSSARSEATMADVAHRAGVSVSTVSRTLRGLSTVSDTTRARVEEAARELSFAITRSASSLVTGRTGRVAVLLPHLESWFLSAALAGMAPALREAGLDLLVYSVADVRERADFFDRLPARRNADALLVVSFSLTPAERARLDDLGMPLVFVSQHSPGRPSVYVDDADAALRGTRHLINLGHRRIAFLQTVDATGFHWSSKNRLAGHLRALDEAGLEHDEELVMSVPGWKGSGMGAAVGRLLSLQDPPTALFTETDDMAFRLLAALREANVPVPGRVSVMGFDDHVMAGVLGLTTLAQPAADLGRTAVRLARSVIDDSDGAHQRHIVLPTELVPRGSTGPPPSGS
- a CDS encoding extracellular solute-binding protein encodes the protein MALSRRTLLAGGLAAGAGLTSGCAGKPLDTLLTQAAHVPRTPATLVWWVSEIPSRNGPVVADLIIRAFERRHPHLRVRKSNALSTTDGNRAAVTTQLAGASPTPDVYLGDTTWPAQFGANSLALPVQTLLPKDFWGDYPAALRRVSEYRGAVYALPFYTDNSFLFYRKDLLAKHGLPVPRTWEELLRTARRIQRAGDAAYGFLWQASVSESLTCNVAEFLADAEAPVLDEAGRVALNGPGAERAFALMREFTETGVTPRTVTTYAEADSQDAFTGGRGVFLRNWSYAWGNAANRSVSKVAGRVGVVPRPGFDGDGPRGVSCAGGWSNFVNPNSHHLGAAVAFARFCAGEEAQMILLKHAGVIPALEGVLTRPEARRVGDPTLTRAHELRLVARPVQTPYYPQVSKALYTQANAVTGGRATPAQAVRAARADIRTALEGRAL
- a CDS encoding CaiB/BaiF CoA transferase family protein, with translation MTELPLSGITVVSVEQAVAAPFATRQLADLGARVIKVERPDGGDFARRYDTTVQGQSSYFVWLNRSKESLTLDLKSTRGREILEELLVGADVFVQNLAPGAAARLELDAASLAGRHKTLIPCTISGYGTTGPWADRKAYDLLIQCQTGLVSLTGTAEESARAGVSVADIAAGMYAYSGILTSLYTRAVSGVARAVEVSLFEALAEWMHQPAYYTRFGGTQPPRLGTQHATVAPYGAYTAADGQEVLFSIQNEREWAALCERFLERPDLVDDPRFATGPDRVTHRDALNAIVAERFRRSDSREVTKLLDSAGIANAGVNSVEQFLDHPVLRQRGRWRDVGIPGGTVPALLPPADLAGTAPRMDAVPAVGEHTERILAELGHGTAEIESLRADHVI